In the genome of Rhizobium etli 8C-3, one region contains:
- a CDS encoding HEPN domain-containing protein, translated as MDAIPTEGFDAAVTLTDHLDHLPDKKRRELARILQILFFEVEQFRSTKLSGKKAAGKVLKVILYGSYARGDWVEDRASGYRSDFDLLIVVNTKSFAEEHELWEALEERLLQEQISHRIETPVIPIVHCLADVNDQLARGRPFFTDIGRDGIMLYEEPGHPLTQPKALTPEEAKAEAQRYFDQWFPLSQHSLKLAETSIQDHVPRHAAFNLHQAAETAYHCALLVLTLYSPKSHRIKVLRSQAESTDARLVAAWPRDTRFARRSFELLSRAYVEARYSSKFTISNDELQWLVTHVKDLQALVEEICKGRLGA; from the coding sequence ATGGATGCGATTCCCACCGAAGGCTTCGACGCGGCAGTGACCCTGACAGACCATCTCGACCATCTGCCCGACAAGAAGCGCCGGGAACTCGCCCGTATTCTGCAGATCCTGTTTTTCGAGGTCGAGCAGTTCCGGTCCACCAAGCTGTCCGGAAAGAAGGCAGCGGGCAAGGTCCTCAAGGTCATCCTTTACGGCTCCTATGCCCGCGGCGACTGGGTCGAGGATCGCGCAAGCGGCTACCGCTCCGATTTTGACCTTCTCATCGTCGTCAACACCAAGAGCTTCGCCGAGGAGCACGAGCTGTGGGAGGCGCTTGAGGAACGGCTGTTGCAGGAGCAAATCAGCCACCGGATCGAAACGCCGGTGATCCCGATTGTCCACTGCCTGGCCGACGTCAACGACCAGTTGGCACGCGGGCGGCCGTTCTTCACCGACATCGGCAGGGACGGCATCATGCTCTACGAGGAACCCGGTCATCCGCTCACCCAGCCGAAGGCGCTGACACCAGAGGAGGCGAAAGCCGAGGCGCAGCGATATTTCGATCAGTGGTTTCCATTATCGCAACATTCACTAAAACTCGCGGAAACAAGTATTCAAGATCACGTCCCGCGCCATGCGGCTTTTAATCTCCATCAGGCCGCGGAGACAGCATATCACTGCGCCCTTCTCGTCCTGACGCTTTACAGCCCAAAGTCGCACCGCATCAAGGTGCTGCGCTCGCAGGCCGAAAGCACCGATGCGCGGCTAGTCGCGGCCTGGCCGCGCGATACCCGCTTTGCCCGCCGCTCATTCGAGCTGTTGTCGCGAGCCTATGTCGAGGCGCGATACTCCTCAAAATTCACGATCAGCAATGATGAACTGCAATGGCTCGTCACACACGTGAAAGACTTGCAGGCGCTAGTGGAGGAAATCTGCAAGGGCCGGCTCGGCGCGTGA
- a CDS encoding MmgE/PrpD family protein: protein MKTAIMELAEFCHATTTAPAAFHAAENALLDLLGVAAAGASTPAGLASRDSARDLWGEGPAGLWFSKQRVTATGAAFVNSTYAAALDLDDGHRGAAGHPGAAIIPAVLTVGETVDCDAERLFTAIALGYEVAIRVAASRAISGLRTTDSGLWCGYGVAAAAAWLQGLPVSLIAHAMAIAGQTSTSQSATGWTRFGHTVKEGIPWATANALKAVVLAAHGHRGPLDILDEPAQYDCSRLIERLGRDWAVGQIYFKRYSCCRWAHAAIDAALEIKQAHLVAPENIKAITVETFERALTLPNQYEPATNEAAQYSIPFCVALALVHGPVSLLPLEDRHLVDDRVLALSRKVQLTAAEDYRRSFPRSTPSRVTLTTGAGQYTKEVITPLGEPTNPISQADLEAKFDHLSRLLPPCLGQMQTIKHAIAALGVGADPRELFAALEFSL from the coding sequence TTGAAAACGGCAATCATGGAGTTGGCGGAGTTCTGCCACGCCACCACCACAGCACCCGCTGCATTCCACGCTGCGGAAAACGCGCTGCTGGACTTGCTAGGAGTCGCCGCAGCTGGAGCTTCAACGCCGGCCGGATTGGCGTCTCGTGATTCAGCCCGAGATTTATGGGGAGAAGGACCAGCGGGTCTGTGGTTTTCTAAACAACGTGTCACGGCAACGGGGGCGGCCTTCGTGAACTCCACCTATGCCGCCGCACTTGACCTCGACGATGGGCATAGAGGAGCAGCAGGACATCCGGGTGCTGCCATCATTCCAGCTGTGCTTACCGTTGGGGAGACCGTTGATTGTGATGCTGAACGCCTTTTCACTGCCATTGCTCTCGGTTACGAAGTTGCCATCAGGGTGGCTGCGTCTCGCGCTATCAGTGGTCTACGCACGACCGATAGCGGCTTGTGGTGCGGTTATGGCGTGGCGGCAGCCGCTGCCTGGCTTCAAGGCCTTCCTGTGTCGTTGATCGCTCATGCCATGGCAATTGCCGGACAGACATCGACCAGCCAATCCGCAACCGGCTGGACTCGTTTCGGTCACACCGTCAAAGAAGGCATTCCGTGGGCCACTGCCAACGCATTGAAAGCCGTCGTGTTGGCCGCTCATGGCCATCGAGGACCGTTGGACATCCTTGACGAGCCGGCACAATATGATTGCTCAAGGCTTATCGAGCGGCTCGGACGGGACTGGGCTGTAGGCCAGATTTACTTCAAGCGATATAGCTGCTGCCGCTGGGCGCACGCAGCGATCGATGCTGCACTTGAAATCAAGCAGGCGCATTTAGTGGCGCCGGAAAATATCAAGGCGATAACCGTCGAGACGTTCGAACGCGCCTTGACGCTTCCGAACCAGTACGAACCAGCGACGAACGAAGCGGCACAGTATAGCATTCCGTTCTGCGTGGCGCTCGCATTGGTTCACGGCCCCGTGTCGCTGTTGCCACTCGAGGACCGCCACCTGGTCGATGACCGAGTGTTGGCGCTTTCGCGAAAAGTCCAGTTGACCGCGGCCGAAGATTACCGGCGATCTTTTCCCCGGTCGACCCCATCGCGCGTGACGCTGACGACAGGCGCTGGCCAATATACCAAGGAGGTGATTACGCCGCTCGGCGAGCCGACGAACCCAATTTCACAGGCAGATCTGGAAGCAAAATTCGATCATCTGAGCCGTCTGCTGCCTCCGTGCCTCGGGCAAATGCAGACCATTAAACATGCCATAGCCGCCCTAGGTGTCGGCGCCGACCCTAGAGAACTTTTCGCAGCGCTCGAGTTCTCGTTGTAG
- a CDS encoding DMT family transporter translates to MMTSQRRAAFYILGATAFWSTAGLFMHMLATQTWTILFWRSLFGVIFVAGFTLLRGERVLIYETISIGRLGLVASILSAAAMLAFISALRHTSVANVALIFATLPLVIALMSRLLIDEPLSARSAAACVGVFTGAVVIFWGSASASEAGLIGDMLAVVMTVTMALMAVALRLYQGRSVVGVVILSNLMTTVFAALMATSLTVSLRELAILACFGLFQMGVGLILFSVGARSLPSTQVALITTLEAPLSPLWVWLFFDDRPKIATVLGGALVLCTTTSYLLAEWRRPSGSGKQHEDAKRDGIR, encoded by the coding sequence ATGATGACGAGCCAGAGGAGGGCGGCTTTCTACATCTTGGGGGCGACCGCTTTTTGGAGCACCGCCGGTCTTTTCATGCATATGCTTGCCACGCAGACTTGGACAATCCTCTTTTGGCGCAGCCTCTTCGGTGTGATCTTCGTGGCCGGCTTCACACTCCTGAGAGGCGAGCGCGTCCTGATTTACGAAACGATTTCAATCGGCCGCCTGGGACTGGTCGCCTCAATTCTGTCGGCAGCAGCGATGCTGGCTTTCATTTCCGCCCTCCGACACACCTCCGTTGCAAATGTCGCGTTGATCTTTGCAACACTTCCACTTGTCATCGCACTAATGTCTCGGCTGCTGATCGACGAACCACTCTCGGCGCGTTCAGCGGCGGCTTGCGTTGGTGTATTTACGGGCGCGGTCGTGATCTTTTGGGGCTCGGCCTCTGCGTCCGAGGCGGGCCTGATTGGCGACATGCTTGCTGTTGTAATGACGGTTACGATGGCGCTGATGGCGGTCGCCCTTCGCCTTTACCAGGGCCGTTCCGTCGTTGGCGTAGTCATACTTTCCAACCTCATGACAACGGTCTTTGCCGCATTGATGGCGACATCCCTGACGGTGTCTCTTCGGGAGTTGGCGATCCTTGCGTGTTTCGGCCTGTTTCAAATGGGGGTTGGCCTGATCCTCTTCAGTGTTGGGGCTCGAAGCCTACCAAGCACTCAGGTCGCATTGATCACGACGTTGGAAGCGCCACTTTCGCCGTTATGGGTATGGCTGTTCTTTGACGATCGCCCGAAAATCGCAACTGTCCTGGGCGGCGCTCTGGTCCTTTGCACAACCACGTCATACCTTCTTGCCGAGTGGCGGCGACCATCAGGCTCAGGCAAACAACATGAGGACGCAAAGCGCGATGGCATTCGCTAG
- the alr gene encoding alanine racemase: MTALTAATVSAVVKSDAYGLGLEAVAGGLAVAGCRSYFVADLSEAEKLRRILPRAAIYVLAPDYAADPTPYHERRLVPVCNSLEDATCAALSAERASYAVNLETGFHRFGLTFDDVRRLAQTQTHFPTVALSHLACAETREAATNALQWNRFVSMCEILRPRGRSLGASAAIWLGRRFHFDIIRAGSALYGLKMPTVDPSPIRPVVRLRAPLVAVQTACAREAVGYGATFTTSRVTRIGTLALGYSHGFPFAAGNRISVSIGPHQAPLIGRVAMEYVTVDLTDVPESLCRPGIGVEVIGPHLLIDDLARAAQTNPQEILLRLGAGCRRRYANSPVGAEDQDR; this comes from the coding sequence TTGACCGCTCTGACTGCGGCGACCGTGTCGGCTGTGGTCAAGAGCGATGCCTATGGCCTCGGGCTGGAAGCAGTTGCCGGCGGCCTGGCTGTCGCAGGCTGCCGATCCTATTTCGTGGCCGATCTGAGTGAGGCCGAGAAGCTGCGACGCATCTTGCCACGTGCAGCGATCTACGTATTGGCGCCGGACTATGCCGCAGATCCGACCCCTTATCATGAGCGACGGCTGGTGCCCGTGTGCAACTCACTGGAGGATGCGACCTGTGCCGCTCTGTCTGCCGAAAGGGCTTCTTATGCGGTCAATCTGGAAACCGGATTTCACAGGTTCGGCTTGACCTTCGACGACGTCCGCAGACTGGCGCAAACACAGACGCATTTCCCGACTGTCGCGCTAAGCCATCTTGCTTGTGCCGAGACGCGCGAAGCGGCGACAAACGCGCTGCAATGGAACCGCTTCGTTTCGATGTGCGAAATCTTGCGGCCACGAGGAAGAAGCCTTGGCGCGTCGGCGGCGATCTGGCTCGGCCGGCGCTTTCACTTTGATATCATTCGCGCCGGATCGGCGCTTTATGGCCTGAAAATGCCGACGGTCGATCCGAGCCCAATTCGTCCGGTCGTCAGGCTCCGGGCTCCACTCGTGGCGGTTCAAACCGCCTGCGCGCGTGAAGCCGTCGGCTATGGCGCAACATTTACGACGTCGCGCGTCACGCGTATCGGCACTTTGGCGCTCGGCTATTCGCATGGCTTTCCCTTCGCTGCGGGGAACCGAATTTCCGTCAGCATCGGTCCGCATCAAGCGCCACTCATCGGTCGTGTGGCAATGGAATATGTGACGGTCGACCTAACTGACGTTCCTGAAAGCCTTTGCCGGCCGGGTATCGGTGTCGAAGTTATCGGTCCGCACCTGCTGATCGACGATTTGGCGCGCGCTGCGCAAACAAATCCCCAAGAGATTCTGCTGCGTTTAGGCGCCGGTTGCCGGCGCCGCTACGCCAATTCACCTGTCGGAGCAGAGGACCAGGACCGATGA
- a CDS encoding M10 family metallopeptidase, producing the protein MTGDQRIDGLISGYAWDGTITYAFPTSSTSYSYDGEKDYGFSSISSQQRSFALFLMEQSSGNTANDGFSVEGFTNANFVIGHVDTASLRFAQSSHPSLPTAGAYYPSTDSWGGDVWFGTEYAGTESDYRLPEFGNYAGHTLAHELGHALGLKHGHEPDINPTIVPSAYDSIEYTIMTYRTYIGDDASGYKYEQNGAPQTFMMLDIAALQEMYGADYTTNSGNTVYKWKPNEGVTYVNGIAAITPDDNRILATIWDGGGVDTYDLSAYTTRIKIDLRPGGYSVFSQSQLADLNGGPNNGYARGNIFNALLYHNNLASLIENVQAGSGNDTIVGNEMSNSLWGNAGNDSLDGGAGNDVLFGGTGGDRLVGGTGADTASYETARAAVVVNLANSAGNTGDAAGDSYSSIESLTGSTFADTLYGNAVANRLNGSAGNDLLIGGAGADQLVGGSGVDTASYSTVTVGVKVSLVNSSVNTGDAAGDTYSEIENLAGSTFSDTLYGNAGTNRLDGGAGNDLLIGGAGADQLVGGSGSDTASYSTATVGVKASLANSAINTGDAAGDTYSQIETLAGSTFADMLYGNASSNRLDGSAGNDLLVGGAGADRVFGGGGVDTASYSTATVGVRVSLLNSTVNTGDAAGDSYSSIESLTGSTFADTLYGNASDNRLDGSAGNDLLIGGAGADQLVGGSGVDTASYSTVTVGVKVSLVNSSVNTGDAAGDTYSEIENLAGSTFSDTLYGNAGTNRLDGGAGNDLLIGGAGADQLVGGSGSDTASYSTATVGVKASLANSAINTGDAAGDTYSQIETLAGSLFNDFLHGDALANRINGSSGDDQINGGGGNDMLRGGTGDDVFVFLANFGKDVVEDFVAASDDLISFAADIFDDFASMLSSASQVGDDTIITYDINNIVTLKDVTLSGLTSEHFFFM; encoded by the coding sequence TTGACGGGAGACCAGAGAATTGACGGGCTTATTAGCGGCTATGCGTGGGATGGAACGATAACCTATGCGTTTCCCACCAGCTCGACATCGTACTCGTATGATGGTGAGAAAGACTACGGTTTCTCTTCAATTTCCTCGCAGCAGAGATCATTTGCTCTGTTTCTTATGGAACAATCCTCTGGAAACACGGCGAATGACGGTTTCTCAGTAGAGGGATTTACTAACGCCAATTTTGTGATCGGGCACGTGGACACCGCGTCGCTGCGATTCGCACAGTCGTCCCACCCCAGTCTCCCGACTGCAGGAGCCTATTATCCAAGCACAGATAGCTGGGGCGGCGATGTCTGGTTCGGGACGGAATATGCAGGCACAGAAAGTGATTATCGCCTGCCGGAGTTCGGCAACTATGCGGGACATACGTTGGCGCACGAATTGGGTCACGCTCTCGGGCTGAAACATGGTCATGAACCGGATATCAACCCGACGATTGTGCCCAGCGCTTACGATTCTATCGAATATACGATCATGACTTACCGCACGTATATCGGAGACGACGCAAGTGGCTACAAGTACGAGCAGAATGGCGCGCCACAAACCTTCATGATGCTTGACATCGCCGCCTTACAAGAAATGTATGGTGCGGATTATACAACCAACAGTGGCAATACGGTTTATAAATGGAAGCCGAATGAAGGCGTCACCTATGTCAACGGGATCGCGGCCATCACGCCCGATGACAACAGGATCCTCGCAACAATCTGGGATGGCGGCGGTGTCGACACCTATGATCTGAGCGCCTATACCACGCGCATTAAAATCGACCTGCGACCAGGCGGCTACTCGGTCTTTTCTCAGAGCCAGCTGGCCGATCTGAACGGTGGCCCGAATAACGGCTATGCTCGCGGTAACATTTTCAACGCGCTTCTTTATCACAACAACCTTGCGTCGTTGATCGAGAATGTTCAGGCAGGCTCCGGCAACGATACGATTGTCGGCAACGAGATGAGCAATAGCCTTTGGGGCAATGCCGGAAATGATTCTCTTGACGGCGGTGCAGGAAACGACGTGTTGTTCGGCGGGACCGGTGGCGATCGATTAGTTGGCGGTACAGGTGCGGACACCGCCTCATACGAGACTGCCCGTGCTGCCGTGGTAGTAAACCTGGCAAACAGCGCGGGGAACACCGGAGATGCTGCCGGAGACAGCTATTCCTCCATTGAAAGCCTGACCGGTTCGACTTTCGCTGATACGCTGTACGGCAACGCAGTCGCCAACCGTTTGAACGGTAGTGCAGGCAACGACCTGTTGATCGGTGGCGCTGGCGCCGACCAGCTCGTTGGAGGAAGCGGCGTTGACACCGCTTCCTACTCTACCGTGACTGTAGGAGTTAAGGTCAGTTTAGTGAACAGTTCGGTGAACACCGGAGATGCTGCCGGGGACACCTATTCCGAAATTGAAAACCTGGCCGGCTCGACTTTCTCCGACACGCTGTACGGCAATGCAGGCACCAACCGTTTGGACGGCGGTGCAGGCAATGATTTGTTGATCGGTGGCGCCGGCGCCGACCAACTCGTTGGGGGGAGCGGATCCGATACAGCCTCCTACAGTACTGCTACAGTCGGAGTGAAGGCCAGCCTGGCAAATAGCGCAATCAACACGGGGGATGCTGCCGGCGATACCTATTCTCAGATTGAAACTCTGGCTGGTTCGACTTTCGCTGACATGCTGTACGGCAATGCAAGCTCCAACCGACTGGACGGCAGCGCGGGCAATGACCTGTTGGTCGGTGGCGCCGGCGCCGACCGGGTCTTTGGGGGCGGCGGCGTCGACACTGCTTCCTACTCTACAGCGACTGTAGGAGTTAGGGTCAGTTTGTTGAACAGCACGGTGAACACCGGGGATGCTGCCGGAGACAGCTATTCCTCCATTGAAAGCCTGACCGGTTCGACTTTCGCCGACACCTTGTACGGTAATGCAAGCGACAACCGACTAGACGGCAGTGCAGGCAACGACCTGTTGATCGGTGGCGCTGGCGCCGACCAGCTCGTTGGAGGAAGCGGCGTTGACACCGCTTCCTACTCTACCGTGACTGTAGGAGTTAAGGTCAGTTTAGTGAACAGTTCGGTGAACACCGGAGATGCTGCCGGGGACACCTATTCCGAAATTGAAAACCTGGCCGGCTCGACTTTCTCCGACACGCTGTACGGCAATGCAGGCACCAACCGTTTGGACGGCGGTGCAGGCAATGATTTGTTGATCGGTGGCGCCGGCGCCGACCAACTCGTTGGGGGGAGCGGATCCGATACAGCCTCCTACAGTACTGCTACAGTCGGAGTGAAGGCCAGCCTGGCAAATAGCGCAATCAACACGGGGGATGCTGCCGGCGATACCTATTCTCAGATTGAAACTCTGGCTGGTTCGCTGTTTAACGACTTTCTCCATGGCGATGCCTTGGCAAACCGTATCAACGGCAGTTCCGGGGACGACCAGATCAATGGCGGCGGCGGAAATGACATGTTGCGCGGCGGGACCGGTGACGATGTGTTCGTCTTCCTCGCGAATTTCGGCAAGGACGTCGTTGAAGACTTCGTTGCAGCGTCGGACGACCTTATAAGTTTCGCGGCAGATATCTTCGATGACTTTGCCTCCATGCTTTCTTCGGCTAGCCAGGTCGGAGATGACACCATAATTACCTATGATATCAATAACATCGTCACGTTGAAGGACGTCACCCTAAGCGGTCTCACCAGCGAACACTTTTTCTTTATGTGA
- the tnpB gene encoding IS66 family insertion sequence element accessory protein TnpB (TnpB, as the term is used for proteins encoded by IS66 family insertion elements, is considered an accessory protein, since TnpC, encoded by a neighboring gene, is a DDE family transposase.): protein MIAGGDALRVYVATRPIDFRKGHDGLAALVQPIFGLDPFSGAAFIFRSKRADRLKILVWDKTGLVLIHKRLEGTKFVWPQVRDGVMRMSPVQFAALFEGLDWRLVRSERQRRPQLSG, encoded by the coding sequence ATGATTGCGGGCGGAGATGCTCTTCGGGTTTACGTGGCGACGCGGCCGATCGACTTTCGTAAGGGTCACGATGGTTTGGCAGCGCTGGTGCAACCAATATTCGGACTGGATCCGTTCAGTGGCGCAGCGTTTATATTCCGCTCGAAGCGGGCCGACAGGCTCAAGATCCTGGTCTGGGATAAGACCGGTCTGGTGCTGATCCATAAGCGGTTGGAGGGGACCAAATTCGTCTGGCCACAGGTCCGTGACGGCGTGATGCGGATGTCGCCGGTTCAGTTTGCAGCCCTGTTCGAGGGGCTCGATTGGCGGCTCGTACGGTCCGAGCGACAGCGACGTCCGCAGCTTTCCGGATAA
- a CDS encoding TIGR01459 family HAD-type hydrolase: MAFARPTLLTGISELSEAYDGFIIDLFGVVHNGETAFAGAIDCLAHLIARGKRVVLLSNSPRRKQEVSDHLLGMGISDAFYDGLITSGELVFEALSGTESGGRLQLGRRFYHMGPKVLSKLMAGTGKRAVPAVKDADFVVVTGTLEEQTLAEREALLHACHDRALPMICANPDLQVLIGDRRLECAGAIAARYEAIGGKACYFGKPHRQAYAKALGVLAMPTPSVVCIGDGLNTDVLGANRSGIDAVLVTGGIHQSELRPYQEGHIDWKRVDELIVMYQAYPRFMTNSLSW, translated from the coding sequence ATGGCATTCGCTAGGCCAACTCTTCTCACGGGTATTTCCGAACTTTCGGAAGCGTACGACGGTTTCATTATCGATTTGTTCGGCGTGGTCCACAATGGCGAAACTGCTTTTGCCGGAGCAATCGACTGCCTTGCTCATCTGATTGCGCGCGGCAAACGCGTCGTTCTCTTGTCGAACTCGCCGCGCCGCAAACAGGAGGTATCAGACCATCTCCTCGGGATGGGGATTTCCGACGCGTTCTATGACGGGTTGATCACGTCCGGTGAATTGGTCTTCGAAGCCCTATCTGGAACTGAAAGCGGCGGGCGCCTGCAGTTGGGAAGGCGTTTTTATCATATGGGTCCAAAAGTGCTGTCGAAATTAATGGCGGGAACAGGCAAACGTGCCGTCCCGGCAGTGAAGGACGCCGACTTCGTAGTGGTCACCGGAACGCTCGAGGAGCAAACCCTTGCCGAAAGGGAGGCGCTGCTGCATGCCTGCCATGATCGAGCACTGCCAATGATCTGCGCCAATCCTGATTTGCAGGTGCTGATCGGCGACCGGCGCCTGGAATGCGCTGGCGCGATTGCCGCACGCTACGAGGCAATCGGCGGAAAGGCATGTTATTTCGGAAAGCCGCATCGGCAGGCTTATGCAAAGGCACTCGGCGTTCTGGCTATGCCCACCCCTTCCGTAGTCTGCATAGGGGACGGATTGAACACAGATGTCCTCGGCGCAAACCGCTCGGGAATTGATGCCGTGCTCGTAACGGGCGGAATTCACCAGTCGGAATTGCGACCCTATCAGGAGGGTCACATCGATTGGAAACGGGTCGATGAGCTGATCGTTATGTACCAGGCGTATCCTCGCTTCATGACAAATTCGCTTTCCTGGTGA
- a CDS encoding IclR family transcriptional regulator → MKFLGGAGQTGANMAVIAEAMGLKQSTAHRIVSALERHGLIERERKTRRYRLGLALFALGATAADGTGLRKVARPALMRLSAATGDSVFLMARAGFNTVCVDRQQGTYVIDSLTGHIGGQIPMGVGPASQAILAFLPRAEADVIITTNAPLYDHYSHLSVARVREAVATIRKQGYAVDQGELVAGISAIAIPILPPKRDAIAALAVNLTSARLTPDRLPQLVDMLKQEVREIEASLNPLDEPHFGGVEAPLEGR, encoded by the coding sequence TTGAAGTTCCTCGGCGGTGCTGGCCAAACCGGGGCAAACATGGCTGTCATAGCTGAAGCGATGGGACTGAAGCAGTCAACTGCGCATCGCATTGTCAGTGCCTTGGAACGGCACGGCCTGATCGAACGGGAACGGAAAACGCGCCGTTATCGCCTCGGACTCGCGCTTTTTGCGCTTGGAGCGACAGCAGCCGACGGAACAGGCCTGCGTAAAGTAGCGCGCCCGGCGCTAATGCGCCTGTCCGCAGCCACAGGGGATTCTGTCTTTCTCATGGCGCGGGCGGGCTTCAATACTGTCTGTGTCGATCGCCAGCAGGGAACCTATGTCATCGACAGCCTGACGGGTCACATCGGTGGCCAAATCCCAATGGGTGTTGGTCCGGCGAGCCAGGCCATCCTGGCCTTCCTGCCTCGAGCGGAAGCTGACGTGATCATCACGACCAATGCACCGCTTTATGATCATTATAGCCATCTAAGCGTGGCTAGAGTGCGGGAAGCGGTGGCAACAATTCGGAAGCAAGGTTATGCGGTCGACCAAGGGGAGCTTGTGGCGGGCATCTCGGCAATCGCCATTCCGATACTCCCGCCTAAGCGCGATGCGATTGCCGCTCTTGCCGTCAACTTGACGAGCGCCCGCTTAACTCCGGATCGTCTCCCGCAGCTCGTCGATATGCTAAAGCAAGAAGTCCGTGAGATTGAAGCCTCTTTAAATCCACTTGATGAACCGCACTTCGGAGGCGTCGAAGCGCCATTGGAGGGGAGGTGA
- a CDS encoding transposase: protein MDVHLDVSNAGYVGRMDVIEGPTGRRRRTDAEKMRIAAESLVAGARVSEVARRYGVTRWQIYDWRKHLQDGRLAVDGRSTSAPAFATLMVDEPPTGRVIVDVVVGDVIVRAGRDAEEAHLARVIRAARMAR, encoded by the coding sequence ATGGACGTCCATTTGGACGTCTCGAACGCTGGTTATGTCGGACGGATGGACGTGATCGAGGGGCCGACCGGCCGTCGCCGACGTACGGATGCAGAGAAGATGAGGATTGCGGCGGAGAGCTTGGTTGCGGGTGCACGTGTTTCGGAAGTTGCCCGTCGCTATGGCGTAACCCGCTGGCAGATTTATGATTGGCGCAAGCACCTGCAGGATGGCCGTCTTGCGGTGGATGGGCGTTCAACCTCGGCGCCTGCCTTTGCGACATTGATGGTTGATGAACCTCCTACAGGCAGGGTTATTGTTGATGTCGTTGTCGGAGACGTCATTGTCCGCGCTGGTCGAGACGCTGAGGAAGCTCATCTGGCACGCGTCATCCGGGCCGCGCGGATGGCACGATGA
- a CDS encoding 2Fe-2S iron-sulfur cluster-binding protein: protein MFKRLPHVIRERFIVHVDSHPVEACEGDTILSALLSEIGFVRQFELKSEKRAGFCLMGACQDCWLWHLSGERVRACTERVLPGMRLSTSQPGSVR from the coding sequence ATGTTTAAAAGACTGCCACACGTTATCCGCGAAAGATTCATCGTCCATGTTGACAGCCACCCCGTCGAAGCTTGCGAGGGCGATACGATCCTCTCGGCACTGCTTTCGGAGATAGGCTTCGTTCGGCAGTTTGAACTCAAATCCGAGAAGCGTGCGGGTTTTTGCCTTATGGGTGCCTGTCAAGACTGTTGGCTCTGGCACCTCTCCGGCGAGCGGGTTCGTGCTTGCACCGAACGCGTCTTGCCGGGCATGCGTCTCTCGACATCTCAGCCGGGGAGTGTGCGTTGA